Below is a window of Humulus lupulus chromosome 9, drHumLupu1.1, whole genome shotgun sequence DNA.
tcttttctttatgcATTGTTATACATCAACAATTTTTTTCTTCTATAATTAATGAAGTAGATGTACATATATAATTTCTTGCAATATTCCTAGCTAGCCtgacattatattatattacacataattaatgcatgcatgcatgcatatCATCATGATGACACATAAACCATATGTATATGAAAGGaatacattcatatatatatgcaTCCTCTCTCTATATATACTGTCAAAGTAATAATgaaataaaatatcattttacctaTCCCGGACAGAGCacagaaagagagagaaaagggtcttCTATGTATCTTGTCTCTTAAGATCTAGGGTTTTTCATTTCTTCTATATTTATTgtacttagaaaataaatatgatgAAACTCATCACCCTTTGTCTTCTATAGTTTATGCCTTTCGAGGTCTCTTATTTTGTGATTTACACAGTTCTCTTTCTGTCCAAGCATGAAAAAGATAGAGAAGCAGGTAGAAGATTCTGACACAAGACCAGATTTTAGAGCTACCCAAAACAAAGCTCTAAACACCCATGCTTATGGCTTCTAATTAAGCTCTATTACAGAACAGTTAAGCCTTCTAAAGCCAGTCTCTACAGCCAGCTAATTTCCAATCAAATATTCAATTAGGTGTTAAACTATCATGATTAACATGGTGGTGGAGAGCAGAACAAGTGATTCTGAGTGTTCAAAGACAAGCTTCGAATATGAAGATGAAAGTGGAGAAGAGAATGAAGATGAAAGTACCAAGCCTAATAATAAGGACACCAACAATGGAGGATTGAGCTCAAGCAACAGCACGGTGGAGGAGAGTGATAAGGTCAAGTCATCATCATCAGTACGGCCTTATGTTAGATCCAAGATGCCAAGACTTCGATGGACACCAGATCTTCACCTTCGTTTTGTTCATGCTGTGGAAAGGCTTGGTGGACAAGAGAGTAAGCACTCCTAATTATTATTACTTATTTATATCTATTCAGTTCATGAATGATCGATAAAATAGTACTACTTTTGAACAAGCAATTAattgatacatatatatatctataaatttgtttgatttttattttttctaattataGCTATATAATTGTTTTGGTGCATAGGAGCTACACCCAAGTTGGTTCTTCAACTGATGAGCATTAAAGGACTGAGTATTGCCCATGTCAAGAGCCATTTACaggtaataattaattaattgatgatTCATCACATAATTCAAGAATTTCCTATCTTTTCCAAATTTTTGGTTTGTATGAGCTAATAGAGATTCTCTTTCCGATTGGGTTTGATTGATCATATTATAGATGTATAGAAGCAAGAAGATCGATGATGCAGGCCAAGGTACACATTACACATGGTTCTCTTTTTACTTGATTTGCTACTAGGTTTATATATCCTAATATAGAATCTTCTCCTCATATGTGGTGATTTTCTTTTTGACAGTTATAGGCTCTCATGATCATCATCATAGGCATCTTTTGGACTGTGGAGATAGAAATATTTTCAACCTCAGCCAACTTCCTATGCTTCAAGGATACAAACAAATTAGCCATAGCTCCAACTTCAGGTAATAAACAATTTACAATTATTTTTCCCTAATTAAATGTTCTTAATATAGTTATTTCGCCTATAATTATATTGATTTTCAATATCCCCAGATACGGATTTGATGACCCTTCATGGACTTCTTTTGGCAACTTGAGGCATTCTAGAGCTGGATTTTATGCCTTATCAGCTGAGGCTGAAAGGAAGATCTTAGCTAGTAATTGGGGTAGTAGTACCAAtgcttgcaattttccttcaaaaaaCAACATTAGTAGTACTATTTCTTCCAACTTGATCAATCATGATCAACACTCATCTTGGAGAAAAGCTCATAATAAACTCACCATCAAAGATAATGATCATGATCATCATAATAATCATCTTCAACATCGTCCATCTTCAACCCCTCATCAAACTCAATTCAACACACCCCTAATTGACCTAAATTCCATTTCCCATCTTCAAGTGAATAAAGCGAAGGAGCTTACAAACTTTCTTACCAGTAATAATAATGTTACACATTCTGATACAGTActtaatactactactactactacaacttctACTTCTACTTCAATGAAAAGGAAGGCTTCATCAGATTCCAATAATCATCATCATCAGCTTGATCTAGATTTGTCTCTCAGACTAACTACTACTTCGAGTGATGTTGTAATGGATATTGATCGTGATCATAAGAGGAAAAGAAGTTCAGGTGATGAAGTTGATAGTAGTTTATTATCTTTATCTTTGAactcatcgaactcttcatcaAAGCGTAGCAAAAATGATGATCATCATCATGGTGAGATGCAAGCAAGGAGAGCAAGTACCCTGGATCTGACTATATGAATTAATATACATGACAATAATTCTAAGTGAGATCTTGAGGTACTTGTTCTAAAATAAATGTTATCAggttttgatttttgatttttaattttcttctttCCAATTCTTGAGTACTATCATACAAAATCATCAATAAATCGAGcattaatattaactatttaattatgtcTGCTGTTTCAATTAATTATATAGACTTGTCAAAAATAATTTGAACAGATGATGTTaattgaagaaaaagagagatTACCAATATTATTAGCAtcatatatatatgttgtatTATTAATAATCATGAGTAATAAAATAGTATCGAAGCATCCGTATTATATATAGTAGCTGTAGTTAATTATTAGGTTGCAAATAA
It encodes the following:
- the LOC133800941 gene encoding uncharacterized protein LOC133800941, whose amino-acid sequence is MINMVVESRTSDSECSKTSFEYEDESGEENEDESTKPNNKDTNNGGLSSSNSTVEESDKVKSSSSVRPYVRSKMPRLRWTPDLHLRFVHAVERLGGQERATPKLVLQLMSIKGLSIAHVKSHLQMYRSKKIDDAGQVIGSHDHHHRHLLDCGDRNIFNLSQLPMLQGYKQISHSSNFRYGFDDPSWTSFGNLRHSRAGFYALSAEAERKILASNWGSSTNACNFPSKNNISSTISSNLINHDQHSSWRKAHNKLTIKDNDHDHHNNHLQHRPSSTPHQTQFNTPLIDLNSISHLQVNKAKELTNFLTSNNNVTHSDTVLNTTTTTTTSTSTSMKRKASSDSNNHHHQLDLDLSLRLTTTSSDVVMDIDRDHKRKRSSGDEVDSSLLSLSLNSSNSSSKRSKNDDHHHGEMQARRASTLDLTI